One stretch of Astatotilapia calliptera chromosome 3, fAstCal1.2, whole genome shotgun sequence DNA includes these proteins:
- the LOC113014014 gene encoding uncharacterized protein LOC113014014: MSGTHSWSFIGQLLYNVALKQKAVQSSTSGTVGIAGKAVDGNRDANYQSGSCTLTNVESDPWWRVDLVNMYTIGTVMITNRQELENGLDGAEIWIGNSITISDPESNRCAVISHIPSGQAFYFPCNSVKGRYVTVFLPGSAKVLSLCEVEVYYGYPLPNVALKGEAAQSSTLSFATASKAIDGRRNSFYSNGFCSHTAEDETNPWWRVDLQRSFTITAVKVTNRGDCCAERLDGAEIRIGNSLENNGNNNPRCASISHINAGKTYTYRCDGGSMEGRFVNVFLPGQKKTLTLCEVEVYAAPAGRALSDWI, from the exons ATGAGTGGGACTCATAGTTGGAGCTTCATTG GTCAACTCCTTTACAACGTGGCACTGAAACAAAAAGCTGTCCAATCTTCAACCAGTGGCACTGTGGGTATTGCTGGTAAGGCAGTTGATGGAAACAGAGATGCAAACTATCAAAGTGGGTCTTGCACACTTACCAATGTAGAATCTGATCCCTGGTGGAGAGTAGACCTGGTAAATATGTATACAATTGGGACTGTAATGATAACCAATAGACAGGAATTGGAAAATGGGCTGGATGGTGCCGAAATCTGGATCGGAAATTCAATAACAATCAGTGACCCTGAAAGTAACAG GTGTGCTGTCATCTCCCACATTCCCAGCGGACAAGCGTTTTATTTTCCATGTAACTCTGTGAAGGGACGCTACGTCACTGTGTTTTTACCAGGAAGTGCAAAGGTCCTAAGTCTCTGTGAGGTTGAAGTGTATTACG GATACCCATTACCCAATGTGGCACTCAAAGGAGAAGCTGCCCAGTCATCTACACTCTCCTTTGCCACTGCGTCCAAAGCCATCGATGGCAGACGGAACTCGTTCTATAGCAATGGGTTCTGTAGCCACACGGCTGAAGACGAGACCAACCCCTGGTGGAGGGTGGACCTGCAGCGAAGCTTTacaatcactgctgtaaaagtCACCAACAGAGGAGACTGCTGTGCTGAAAGACTGGATGGAGCTGAGATCAGAATAGGAAACTCACTGGAGAACAATGGAAACAATAATCCCAG GTGTGCTTCCATCTCACATATCAACGCGGGTAAAACCTACACATACCGGTGTGATGGAGGCAGCATGGAGGGTCGCTTTGTGAATGTGTTTCTTCCTGGACAGAAGAAGACTCTCACCCTGTGTGAAGTGGAGGTGTATGCTGCCCCAGCAGGTAGAGCTTTAAGTGACTGGATCTGA
- the LOC113014027 gene encoding uncharacterized protein LOC113014027 yields the protein MTFRHKASGTVGIAGKAVDGNRDANYQSGSCTLTNAESDPWWRVDLVNVYTIGTVMITNRQELENGLDGAEIWIGNSTAISDPESNRCAVISHIPSGQAFYFPCNSVKGRYVTVFLPGSAKVLSLCEVEVYYGYPLPNVALKGEAAQSSTLSVATASKAIDGRRNSFYSNGFCSHTAEDETNPWWRVDLQRSFTITAVKVTNRGDCCAERLDGAEIRIGNSLENNGNNNPRCASISHIKAGKTYTYRCDGGSMEGRFVNVFLPGQMKTLTLCEVEVYAAPAGRLLILIQTVQSSTWYGPVFGPSKGVDGCKNGNLDSGCCTHNDQDLGPWWRVDLQAVYKVSAVTIINRQDGYIPRILGAQILIGNSLEQNGNQNPR from the exons ATGACTTTTAGGCACAAGGCCAG TGGCACTGTGGGTATTGCTGGTAAGGCAGTTGATGGAAACAGAGATGCAAACTATCAAAGTGGGTCTTGTACACTTACCAATGCAGAATCTGATCCCTGGTGGAGGGTAGACCTGGTAAATGTGTATACAATTGGGACTGTAATGATAACCAATAGACAGGAATTGGAAAATGGGCTGGATGGTGCCGAAATCTGGATCGGAAATTCTACAGCAATCAGTGACCCTGAAAGTAACAG GTGTGCCGTCATCTCTCACATTCCCAGCGGACAAGCGTTTTATTTTCCATGTAACTCTGTGAAGGGACGCTACGTCACTGTGTTTTTACCAGGAAGTGCAAAGGTCCTAAGTCTCTGTGAGGTTGAAGTGTACTATG GATACCCATTACCCAATGTGGCACTCAAAGGAGAAGCTGCCCAGTCATCTACACTCTCTGTTGCCACTGCGTCCAAAGCCATCGATGGCAGACGGAACTCGTTCTATAGCAATGGGTTCTGTAGCCACACGGCTGAAGACGAGACCAACCCCTGGTGGAGGGTGGACCTGCAGCGAAGCTTTacaatcactgctgtaaaagtCACCAACAGAGGAGACTGCTGTGCTGAAAGACTGGATGGAGCTGAGATCAGAATAGGAAACTCACTGGAGAACAATGGAAACAATAATCCCAG GTGTGCTTCCATCTCACATATCAAAGCGGGTAAAACCTACACATACCGGTGTGATGGAGGCAGCATGGAGGGTCGCTTTGTGAACGTGTTTCTTCCTGGACAGATGAAGACTCTCACCCTGTGTGAAGTGGAGGTGTATGCTGCCCCAGCAGGTAGACTTTTAA TACTCATTCAAACAGTACAGTCATCAACTTGGTATGGGCCAGTGTTTGGGCCCTCAAAAGGTGTTGATGGGTGCAAAAATGGAAACTTGGACTCAGGATGCTGTACACACAATGATCAAGATCTGGGTCCctggtggagagtagacttacAGGCTGTCTATAAAGTCAGTGCTGTCACCATCATCAACAGACAGGATGGTTATATTCCAAGGATTCTTGGGGCACAGATCCTGATCGGGAACTCGCTGGAACAAAATGGAAACCAAAACCCCAGGTAA